A single window of Nicotiana sylvestris chromosome 3, ASM39365v2, whole genome shotgun sequence DNA harbors:
- the LOC138888605 gene encoding uncharacterized protein, whose product MKAQALADYLAENPVDDEYQPLSTYFPVEEVNSIEVISKDTNAWKMFFDGAVNVKGIGIGAILISSTGQHYSATARLRFLCTNNTAKYEACIMGMNMAIDQDVKELLIMGDLDLIIRQAQGEWETRDVKLIPYKQHVEDLSRRFKSIEFRYIPRCHNELDVALTSLA is encoded by the coding sequence aTGAAGGCCCAGGCTCTAGCAGATTACCTAGCTGAAAAccctgttgatgatgaataccaacctttgagcacctacttcccggttgaagaggtaaattcaATTGAGGTAATATCcaaagacaccaatgcttggaaaatgttcttcgatggagctgtgaaTGTAAAAGGTatcgggattggggcaattttgatctcatcCACTGGTCAACATTATTCAGCCACAGCCCGACTTCGGTTTTTATGCACAAATAACACTGccaagtatgaagcctgcattatgggtatgaatatggcaatcgaccaagatgtcaaagaattgttaatcatgggagatttggatctgattatccgacaagctcagggagaatgggaaactcgagatgtcaagctcATTCCCTACaagcaacatgtggaagatcttagcaggcggttcaagtcaatagagttcaggtacattcctcgttgTCACAATGAGTTAGACGTTGCACTCACTTCTTTGGCCTAG